In Musa acuminata AAA Group cultivar baxijiao chromosome BXJ3-9, Cavendish_Baxijiao_AAA, whole genome shotgun sequence, a single genomic region encodes these proteins:
- the LOC135648953 gene encoding probable LRR receptor-like serine/threonine-protein kinase At5g59680: MPLSIFFLLLLLSLLSIVPPRLHAVLALPGGYNINCGASQEETTGGIQWIPDEGFINVGNVSKIGTPDIVPILATVRYFPDESARKYCYSIPVGRGAKYLIRSTYYYGGFDGGEKPPVFDQIIDGTKWSTVNTTENYASGLTAYYEIVVAAQGRTLSFCLARNNQTTSSPFISALELVSLEDSMYNGTDFTKYALSTVARHRFGYGGEIVSYPDDPFNRYWEAFTDSNPYVECHSNVTPSEFWNLPPATVFQRALTTSRGKKLAVQWPPVTLPSAAYYVALYFQDNRTPSPFSWRVFDVAVDGREFYKGLNVSAEGVMVYGTQWSLSGKVEIVMTPSSDSPVGPVINAGEILQIVPFGEKTITRDVITMEDLARNLKNPPPDWRGDPCLPRQHSWTGVSCSQSGSIRIVGLNLTNFGLSGSLPSSINNLTALANIWLSGNKLSGPIPEMSSLRNLVSLQLQDNQLSGSIPSSLGGLENLKEIYLQNNKLTGNVPESLKKKIGVDVK, encoded by the exons ATGCCCCtctccatcttcttcctcctcctcctcctcagcctTCTCTCCATCGTTCCTCCGCGCCTCCATGCTGTTCTTGCACTTCCTGGAG GTTACAACATCAACTGCGGCGCGTCGCAAGAGGAGACCACCGGAGGCATCCAATGGATCCCTGACGAAGGTTTCATCAACGTCGGCAACGTGTCCAAGATCGGAACTCCAGACATCGTCCCCATACTTGCCACGGTGAGGTACTTCCCCGATGAATCAGCTCGGAAGTACTGCTACAGCATCCCCGTCGGgcgaggagccaagtacttgatcCGCTCCACGTACTACTACGGCGGCTTCGACGGCGGCGAGAAGCCCCCGGTGTTCGACCAGATAATCGACGGCACCAAATGGAGCACGGTGAACACCACCGAGAACTACGCCAGTGGCCTCACCGCCTACTACGAGATAGTCGTCGCGGCGCAGGGGAGGACATTGAGCTTTTGCTTGGCGAGGAATAACCAGACGACCTCGAGCCCCTTCATCTCTGCTCTCGAGCTGGTCAGCTTGGAGGATTCCATGTACAACGGCACGGACTTCACCAAGTACGCGCTGAGCACGGTGGCGCGACACCGCTTCGGCTACGGCGGCGAGATCGTCAG CTATCCAGATGATCCGTTCAACCGATACTGGGAGGCGTTCACGGACTCGAACCCGTACGTGGAGTGCCACTCGAACGTGACGCCGTCGGAGTTTTGGAACCTCCCGCCGGCGACGGTGTTCCAGAGAGCTCTGACGACGAGCCGAGGGAAGAAGCTCGCGGTGCAGTGGCCGCCGGTGACGCTGCCGAGCGCCGCCTACTACGTGGCGCTCTACTTCCAGGACAACCGCACGCCCAGCCCGTTCAGCTGGAGAGTGTTCGACGTGGCCGTCGATGGCAGGGAGTTCTACAAGGGGTTGAATGTTTCGGCCGAGGGTGTGATGGTGTACGGGACGCAGTGGTCTCTCTCAGGGAAGGTGGAGATTGTGATGACCCCCAGCAGCGATTCGCCCGTTGGTCCTGTGATCAATGCAGGGGAGATCCTTCAGATAGTGCCTTTTGGGGAGAAGACTATAACCAGAGATG TGATTACAATGGAGGATCTCGCGAGGAACCTTAAGAACCCACCGCCGGACTGGAGAGGAGATCCATGCTTGCCAAGGCAGCATTCATGGACTGGAGTGAGCTGCTCTCAGAGTGGTTCCATCAGAATAGTGGGACT GAACCTCACAAACTTTGGCCTCTCAGGATCGCTGCCAAGCAGCATCAACAACTTGACGGCACTCGCAAATAT TTGGCTTTCCGGGAACAAACTCTCTGGTCCAATCCCTGAAATGAGCTCTCTGAGGAACTTGGTCTCCTT GCAACTGCAGGACAATCAACTCAGCGGATCGATTCCATCTTCATTGGGAGGACTCGAAaacctcaaggagat ATATCTCCAGAACAACAAGCTCACGGGGAATGTGCCAGAGAGTTTGAAGAAGAAGATCGGGGTGGACGTAAAGTAG
- the LOC135648786 gene encoding red chlorophyll catabolite reductase-like, with the protein MPSVSSSSFLPSPFRLLSFRRPPPRPCSSAAIAGSKRRPYRIRASMSGPPSPVAEFPYLPPSHRDLMLDLRSAVEDRLGPHLLPSAVPPDVLSFHSPSGASRGALDIRSGGRDSPVDFILESWLHCELPTGALNITTLFAFLDAATDAPHLLMEFIQSSPSSLILFTDLLPRKDLVLHPDYLDEFYQQTNLDKPRQELAKLPQVQPYCSSSLYIRSVLSPTAIAVCINCGEDGQGVMEDIMRGRLDAICKEIVRIWLDTCASSSKQLGETERADLLRRDGLIKNKTIEIDLAANLPRMFSPDIANRVVGEIQKAFKI; encoded by the exons ATGCCCTCAGTGTCCTCCTCCTCGTTCCTCCCTTCGCCGTTCCGCTTGCTCTCGTTTCgccgtcctcctcctcgtccgtGCTCTTCTGCTGCGATCGCCGGCAGCAAGAGGCGGCCGTACCGGATCCGGGCATCGATGTCCGGCCCGCCGTCGCCCGTGGCGGAGTTCCCCTACCTCCCGCCGTCGCACCGGGACCTGATGCTGGATCTCCGCTCCGCGGTCGAGGACCGGCTGGGGCCCCACCTCCTCCCCTCCGCCGTCCCCCCCGACGTCCTCTCCTTCCACAGCCCCTCCGGCGCTTCCCGCGGCGCCCTCGACATCCGATCCGGCGGCCGCGATTCCCCC GTTGACTTCATTCTGGAATCATGGCTGCACTGTGAACTCCCCACAGGTGCTCTCAACATAACCACTTTATTCGCCTTCCTTGATGCCGCCACAGATGCTCCTCACCTTCTAATGGAATTCATACAAAGCAGCCCATCCTCCCTCATCCTCTTCACAGATTTGCTGCCCCGCAAAGACCTTGTCCTCCACCCCGATTACCTTGATGAGTTTTACCAGCAAACCAATTTGGACAAGCCGAGGCAAGAACTTGCGAAACTTCCACAGGTGCAACCTTACTGCTCATCCTCTCTTTACATTCGCAGCGTCCTGTCACCAACAGCTATTGCGGTTTGCATCAATTGCGGAGAAGATGGACAAGGCGTGATGGAAGACATAATGCGAGGTCGGCTGGACGCCATCTGCAAGGAGATTGTTCGAATTTGGTTGGATACATGTGCAAGCAGCAGTAAACAGCTGGGAGAGACCGAGAGGGCCGATTTGCTGAGAAGAGATGGTTTGATTAAGAACAAGACCATCGAGATCGATCTTGCTGCAAACTTGCCAAGGATGTTCAGTCCTGACATCGCAAACCGAGTGGTGGGAGAAATTCAAAAGGCTTTTAAGATATAA